The following is a genomic window from Strix aluco isolate bStrAlu1 chromosome 3, bStrAlu1.hap1, whole genome shotgun sequence.
CAGGATTCTTCTGAGTCTGCCTCTAACTGGGTCCAAAGCCCATCCGCTCCATGATGAATGCCTCAAAGAGTTGTTTGCCTCTGTAAGGCTGTTGGTATGTGTTAGATGTGTACATCTGTCAAATATTGCAGAAGGATGCACTGATGCCGTAGTGGTAATGATGGTCTGGAAACGTGGTTTAGAGCAGGGTCTGAAACAGAACAGTAAATAGAAGAGATGCAGCATTTTCTGAGTTTATGTTAGGCAAATATTGTGATGTTTTCCTGTacctggtgggtttttttgtcgtgggttttttttcacaaattatttcatttaaaatgtttaaaaccaagaggtgggagaaaaaaaaatcccaaattctaCAGTCTAAGGGAAAACTGATTAGGGTCACACAGGAAACTGTTCCCTTTCCCCCATGTTGATGCAGAGCTGCTCAGGAGAGCAGTCTTTTCTGGTGGACACTGGGCTCGCTCTGTGCCATGCCATAGACTGCTCTGCTGCGGAGGCGTAGGCACAGGCAAGCTATAGGGTCTCTTCTCTATGCCCTCATGAGTCATGAGATCACCAGAAAGCCACACAGGCAGAGCAGGTACTGTCATCACTTTTCATTGCTGTAGGAACCTGGGCAGAGTGTGCATGACTTCGCATGGGGCAGGACATATATGAACACGTTAATGAGCTGGATGCCAGTACTGCCCCTGAACACACCAGTGTGAGTCTGCTCCGTGCTGCTGTCTGGGAAGAACATGCCTGGCTACGTTCCTGATTACAAGGGGACCTGGGAACTTCTAATGCAGGGTTGTAAACTTGCTGTAGTAAAGCGGAGACTGCATCTTCGCTGAGTTTTGCAGTATTTGCAGCATCACTGAGACATAGGAACTTTACTGCTGCCCCTGTTTGGTGATATAAGTAGTCTCTGAGGATGTCTCAGTGCCGATGATCCTGCTAATTTGAACCCCCACCAGTTTAGAGTAAAGACAGCCCCCCAGACTCCACTTAGCTGTTCGTGAGTACAGGAGCAGAGATGGACTTGAAGGGTCTGGTTTCTGCCTCTGCTAAATATGAGCAGGtagatctttttctttcctgactctCCTTCCTCTCTATATTCTAACTATGGCCTCTGCAAAGCAGGGATATTTATTGCCTTCCAAATACATATTGTTACACAAAGCAGTTACTAGCCAAATTGAATTTAAATGCAGTCAAGTTTTATGGAGAGATAGAGTGTTAAAGAGGTGAAATGCACAGACTGTGTGGGGAACACATGCTCAGACACATATACTGCCATACTCATTCCTGGGCAATTGACTGACAAGTCAAAAGAGAGTCAGGAATGAAGATCTGAGCCCAAGCAGGTGGGAAAAATGGTTCACTGTCCAAGGACAGGCAATGTGTCTTCTGAGAAAGTGAGGAACACAGGCAGAGATCAGAGCTTGCTGGACGTAAAGGAAGTCCTTTTGACTCAGATTTGCCAGCTCCAGTGTAGCTCTGCTCACTCACAGTCTTGATAGCTTTTTTTCTATGGGATGGCTGCCTCAGCTCATGGCATAGGTCCTGCTCCTAGTGGAGTGAGCCTAGCAGAGAGCTGCTGAGATGATTAAAAACTAGAAATGTATgacatgaggagaggctgagagagctgggtttgttccaCCTTAAAAAGAGAAGCATTGGGGTGGGATCTTGTTTCTTCCTTGAACTACCTGATGAAAAGATGatgccagactcttctcagaggtgcacagtgaaaggaAGAGATGTGATGGACACAAGCTGCGTGAAAGGAAAATTGGATAGAGGAATTAGATACAAAGAAAAACTTTCTCACCATGAAGAGCCTGAAACACTAGGACAGGATCCCAAACAGGTTGTGgtatctccatccctggagatactcaaaactcagcTGGAAAGGGCCCAGAGCAGCCAGCTCTAACTAAGTTGGTCCTGCTTTTAGGGGTGGTTGGAGCAGAGACCACCAGAGATTCCTTGCACCTTTGTTATTCTGCAATTTTAAGACACAGTCTAAGCCTCTCCACTCCTGCTGACATCTTCCCACAGTTCCTCCCCATTGatacagcagagcagaaaaattaTTCTCCAGCCTTTGGGGAATAGTCCTAGAGCAGCTGAGTGTGCTGTAGTACAAAAGACATATGATGACTGTCAAGAGAGGACACAAGCTTCTCTAGTGAGGGGTTCAAACTGGGAACACCTTGTTCAGCCAGGTGTCTGCTTGCAGCTAGCTGCTGATCACGTTAACTCAACAGTGTCTCAGACTTTGATGCCCTAGGACAGTCTTCCTTGTTAACAGCTTCAGGTGATGATAGTAATGAAGATAAGAAAATAtgtgttaaaataatatttgaccCAAGAGACATTTCAACTAAGTTTCTTTTAGTTGGGTTTGTAAGTAATGTctgttctccatttttttttttggcatatttATGCTCTTTGGATTTTCTCCATGGTGCATTTACAGTGGCAAAACAACCACAGTCTCAGGTTGCTTTAAGGAATGCATTCTGGCAATTTTGGGGTACTGCGTGCAAGACGTTAAGCAGTCCAAGTCTCACAAAGGTAGACAGAAGCCAGGAAATCACTGTTGTGCTTAGGGTGCAGTGTGCATGCAGGAAAATACGTGGGGAAAATGGAATGACAGACAGAAAGGCTAAATACCATAAGGAATTTGTACAGTCAGAGATGGAAGTACATGGAGGTAAGAAAGGTATCCACAGCACGACTCAGTGACAGCAAAGGGAAAccagagcagaaggaaagaactgttatttttattacagcAACATCATGCTGTCCAGCTTCATGTCATGCCTTATTGCTTAGTGCAATCTCATCTCAGAAAAACTTGCAAGGGAAAGAGCTGTTGAGGAAAGAGGGGTTGCTGGAGACAGGGCTGCTGGAGGGACAGACTGCAGGGCACAGACACCATAACTCTGGCCTTTATAGGATGTGCACTGCAGGACTGGATTCAGTTCTTCTTGACCAGAAAGCATATGAAATGACATAAGCTCCCAATAGCTGAGAGGAGATTTGAAGGTTTACATATACAAAGAGAAACCAGTGGTCCTCCAACTGTACCATCAGCTACAGCATCAAGAAAATGGGGTGGAGTAGCAGGTAAAGCCTTGTTGGGGATTGGGTACTCTTTCCAGTGGGAGGCTCAGCACAAGGCAAGGTGTTGGTCAGGGTTTCTTTACCAGTCCCACTGGGGAAGTACGTCTGTTTGATCAGGACTGCAGGGATAGCACTGCAGGTGTATTTCTTAGGAAAACCAAATCCAGCCAACAGGCAGAATCCAACCTTAAGCTGCTGAATGGACTAATTTCCAAGAAATGCCTGAGGGAGGAAGCCAAGTGGGTAATTTCCTTTGCAAAGGGTGGTAAGTCCCTCTACCGTCCAAGTTCCACATCTGTCATCCTGATACAAAAGGTAGAATGGGTCAGTGAAAGCCCAAATCAGGTTAATACAGGGCCAGGCTTCAgctttaatgaaagaaaagcagctttggaCTCCAGACACATTGCCAAAACCAGCCTGTGTTTTAATTTATAAGatatgaaaggaaatattaaatgGATAGCAATTATCACCATGCATAACAGCTTGGTGCTGCCCACCAATCTATTTGAAATGTCCCTGTTATACATGAGCATAAAGATCCTACATTTTTCAGGCATACTAATAGGGCAGTTGCTCTGCACAGAATAACATCAAGATTTTCAGCGCAATTTGAAATTGTGTCATTGGACTCAAAAGCTATTAAGGCTTTTTTCACCCGTAGAGACAAAAAGGCCAGTTCCCATAGCCAGGTGAATGTGCAAGCTGTTGGCAGCTCTGTAGCCCACATAGTTAAATGGGTGCTTGTTTAGTCGTGCATCCTAAACATCCGCTGACACTGTCAAATGCTGCTTAAAAACGGAGTGTTTGGAGCCCTTCTGGTCATGACTAGGACTTTTCAAAGGTAACATGTGATGCATTATTGACTGGTTGAGTTTATGGAGAGGCTTTCTTTTTCCAGCCCTCTTAATAGAAGGATGacctaaatgttttttttaaaaatccattttgcaGAGTGGTGCTGTTGTGGCTTTCATTTATAACCAATTGTTAATTAGGCCAAACTTTGATGGGGATTTCCTatttattttgcccttttttgcttgtttggtcaagtgtgtgcatgtgagtgtgagctgctgcttttctgttagTATTATTTGCCATCATGTCACAGCCTACTCCTGGCATCTTACAGGCAGTCTCTCTGCCACAGACTGCTGCTCAACAAGCTGCCTCCACCAACTGTCCTGTCCTCCCATTGCTTTCAATGGTTGGACACCCCAGAGTCTCATAATGATATCATAATATGTCAGCTTTCATGATGTACTTGATGTACTTTAGTGAAAACAGAAGCCTGTAGACGACAGAATTAGGAGTTGCTGGAGGGACATGGGAGCAGAAGGGAGGGACAAATAGCACAGCGGGGGAACACAGGAGCCCTACAAGGGTCATTGCCCCAGGGACAATGGTAGATGGTACTGGAAAGTGATCAGGAAATTTATCTATCCCAGAGGGGCCCCTTGAGTTCACTGTGGCCTGGGCATAAAAGGGCGTTGCTCAATGGTTCCAGTAAGGAAAGAGTGAATATGTAAATATATCAATACTGAAATATAGAAATGCTAGAGGAGATTGGGAAACATGAAAAAATCCTGAGGAATTACTTGTAAACAGCTCTTTTAGATCCAGGTTAAAGACTGCTGACAAAGGAAATCCTTTGGcacattctttttccttcattgaTAAGTATCTGTGAATGTCTCCTTTCTAAGGTTTGTTTGAATCGAATGATGGAGTGATCGCTGCTCAGGCACTATTTTGGAAGCGGGATGGACTAGGTGCTTTTCACTGATGCTTCCCGCTGCTGATGTCTTCTGTGTCAATGTTATGTTTGAATACTAACCCTTTTCTTTTGTCACATCTATCTTCTTGCAGGCATATATGCTGAAGTCATTTGAAATGAATGGTCTACCCAAGGCAGTGCCTTTAAGTTTGCCTTATCAAGACTTCAGAAAAGATGTGTCAGACTACTGGGAAAAGCCTAAGGTATCCCAGCGGATAAAGAAAGTTGATTTCTCAAATATTGTCTTGACTGCTCCTTGCAAACCTCTGGAACCTTATCTGGAAATGaatggaaaagaggaggaggaagaagatgaggaagaagatgaagaggaggaagatgaggaggaggaggcagaagaggaaggggaTGAGATTGACATGCACAGTGGTTCCAGCAGCGACCTGAGTCAAAAAAGCACAGAGCGCAGCCAGGAGTGTGCACCATCCACGCTGCTGGCTGATGACCAGAAGGGATCCAAGGGTCGAGCGTCCACTGCTGATGGGGACCTGGAGCTGGAGGAAGGCTCAAAAACACTAGTGCTGTTTTCACCAGGTGATCTGAAAAAGTCTCCGGTGACTGCAGACTTGGCTCCAGAAGTTGATCTGGGCACTCTTGCTGCACTGACACCCCAGAGTGAGAGGCCACAGCCTATGGGTAGCCAACTGGATGTATCCGAGCCAGGGACCCTGTCCTCAGTCCTTAAATCTGAACCAAAGCCTCCCATGGCTGTGGCTACAGCTTCCTCCCCCTTTACCAAAGTTGAGCGCACATTTGTTCATATTGCTGAAAAGACCCACTTAAATGTCATGTCTTCTAGTGGCCAGCTGATGAGGCATGAGGAATACTGCCCTCCAGGCCAGTTTGAGGAAGTCATTATTGAAGAAGAGCAGGAGGACAACCTGGTGCTGGTAGAGAATGGAAGCATACATTCAGGGCTAGAAGGGGCAGAGACAGAGAGCTGCGCACTCTCAGCTAATCACATTGAAACCACCTCAGAGACAGTGGGGGAACAGCTGGCCCTTCCCAATGGTGTAGCAAAGCCTCCTGAGGACAAGCCGGAGCTCTCCAACAAAGTGGCGCTCTCGCTGGATTTGGAAGAGCCAGGCAAGATGGTTCCAAGGGAGCCTGACCTTGAGAAGACAGCATCGGTGGCAGAACACCTTAAGCGAGCAGAGACCCTCCTCAACACACCACAGCAGGGCCCCAGGAGACCTCTGGGCTCCAGGTATAGAAGTCGGATACCCATTCTGTTCTCTGAAGAGGACACCGGCTCAGACCTTTCAACTTCACTCTCGGCCAAAGAGAGGCTTTATAAGAGGGCAAAGCAACCTGACTTGGCTCGCCTAGTGATGGAGAAGAGGCAAAACCGCCTCCTTCGGCTGACCTCAGGGgcctcctcctcagcatcctcCAGTGATGAGAGGCGGCGAGCCTCAGAAACCCTGTCAGCCACTGGTTCTGAGGAGGACACCCACGACTCTGATGACTCCATCCCAaggaaggcagggaaggagaaggctACCCTcctggggaaagaagagagacCCATAAGCACAAAGAGCAGAATTCCTCGGCCCATCACACCAGTGAAAACACTGCTAGAGGTGGCAAAGTCTGAGAGCTCCATGGCCGTCACAATGGCAGTGCTATGTAGCTCCCCGCAGGATGCGGCTGTTGCCTACAGGTAAGACTGGAACGGTGAGCAATGCAAAATGTTGGACTTGTTAAGAGGCGCAGCCAGGGCTTTGCTTACCTCCCACTGCTTTACCCTTCGCTTGGCTTGAATGCCTGGTCCATCCCTGTTTCCTACAGTCATTTCAGCTCACTGGTGTGTGAAATTCCcacttctctgtcttctttgactcagtctggCCAAAGGGCCAAGCCCCTCTTGACTTGCCCTGACTTTAAGGCCTTCTTCCCTTCCATGAGCTCTTTCATTTGGTCTGATCCTGCTAATAGCAGATTCCTCTGGTGCTGAGCTCTCAGTTTTACAGCATGCTTGGCACAGCCGTCACTCTGCAGGGAGACCTGGCCTGGCTATTGTGATTAGAGCTGCAAGGGCTGCGAGGTTGCCAGTTGTAATTGCCTCAGAAGATGGCCAGCCTGCGAAGAGCTGGAGAGAGGGAGGTGCCCATTCATGGGCTTTGGAGTGACCTGCAACAGTGTGGGCCACCTCCATGTGGTCTGAATTCCCTACACAGAGGGCTGCCTTGACTTTTTTGGAGGTACCTGGCTTTCTATCAGATAAGCACAGAGATGTATGTGGAGGTGGACCTTCTGAATTCACCAGTGTTTGGCTTTTCTGCCTGACCTTAGGGCTGGAGGTCCAgcccaggagcagagctgctgctttggtGCTGCTATTTTGGAGATGTGGGGTGAAAGGAGGGGCTCCCTGTGGGTTGGTTTATCTTCCAGCAGAGTTACTGTCAGAGGCCAACTGGTGCAATCCAGCTCATACCCGCGTTCCCAGATTGTATCTCCTGCCTGGAAGGTTGCTGCATCCATACTGCATGTTAAGAAGAGTCCCAGATATGTGCTATCAGCCAAACCATGCCTACACATTGTCCCTGAGGGTTCTGGAGGATCAGGGCAAACACTTACTACTTAACAGCATCAAGAGTTACAGGATGGCTGGTGTTCAAACCGGTGCCCCATCTTGTTCACAGCATCCTGGTGCTAGAGGCTCCTTGTAGTTGTCCAGCAACATTCATGCCAAACCTGCCAGGATCCCAGAGCCCCTTGCAGAAATTCCccttcatcctccctcttctcttcccctACAGGCTTCAGGCACAGAGACCAGCTGGAAGTGTCCCAAATGAGTGCCGAACAACGCAGATACAAAGTCGGCTTCCTCCTTCACCGAACTCCACTTCTTTTCCTCCACGAAGCAGCTCACGGAGGTCCAGCTGTGCATCCCCTTGGAGCCCTGTCCTTCCTTCAAGAAACCCCAGTGCTTCCCCCAGAAGCCAGCTGCCACCTCGGAGGGAAAGTCCTTCTCCCTGCCGACAGCATAAGCCAGGGACTGCTCTTCAGCGAGTTCCTCCTTCCGCCCGACCTCAGCCCCCAGCTCAGGCCCTGGGGCCGACAGGAGATTCCCTGCCCTCTCCTGGTGTGGCCAAAAAACgacaaagaggaaaaacccaGACTCAGAGTCCAGCAACCAAAGGAAAGCAGGTGTCCCTGGAAAGTAAGGCAGCTGCCAGATAATGATCTTCTTCTGCCAACCCAACAGACTGGGTAACTTCTGCATATAGTATACACTtgagatgctgcagcacagcctttCATGCTGGACCCACGAGTGTATAGCAGTAGCTGTACTTCAATGCTTCACTCACTCTCACCCCACACTGTCGTGATCAGCTCCCACAGGCCTGAGAGCCTCTGAGCCACGGAGCCTTCTTCAAGGGAGACATCCAGCCCACAGCTCACGCTTGCTAACGCACAGCACCAAGCAGTGACCCAGGCAGCCTGCCTAGTGCCTgaccctcctccctccccaggcatTCCCCTCTCTCTGTTAGCAATACCAGTCGCCAACACTGACCCTGGCTTTGGAAAGAGGAGCAGAGGTGACAAGAGCAAGGCCTGCTGGAGAGGAAGGCTCCtgtcctgcaggcagctccctcctctctccttggTGGGAAAACACCAGCCATGGCCACCACTATCTACCTGAGTGTTGGCTCGCCTCCTGCCACCTGTGTTAGCAAGGGATTGTCACCAGCTTAGTAAAGAGGGATGGGTCCGTCCTTGTGTGCTGAGATAAGAGCAGGGGCAGGGTGAAGGggtctcttctctcctttccagAGATGCCTCTGCAGGTGGTAATGGGAGGCAGGCAGGTCTTGCTGGATGCTCCAGTATGTCCCACAGAGGGAAGCCATCTGGCATTGCTGCTCAGTGACACTGCTGCTGTTGCAGCAGATGCCTGTGTGGTGGGTATTTAGATGGAAGTAGGGATGTATTTCTGGGAAATCAAGAGTGTTTGCTAATTGATGTAGAAGGGAGCACACTGCAGCCGCTTCTGTCTCAAATACCAAACTGTGAtctgtggagaccacatctcccAGCATGGGTGATTCCTCAGCCTGAGTGCAGTTGGTGCCACAGACCCATAGTCCACCAAACACAGCTCCATCCTGAAGATGTGAATAGTCACTGGATGCCTTTAGCTTGGGTGCCCCTTGCACCTAAATTCCTTGTGCTTTATTGTCACGCTCTTGGTGTTTGTGAATTTTGGCACTGTGGTTGAAAGTTCCCCTCCATGGCAGGGTGAGAAATTATTATCCTGTAGTATActcaaaagctgctgctttgcaaGGAGAGGTTTGCTGGCATGCCATGGGTACCTTGTGCATTTCTGTCTGAGAGTATAGTGGGTTGAGTTGTGGAGGTCAGGTTTATGTCTTTCTCAGTGCTCAGCTCTTCCACATGTTGTGTGAGAACTAACAATGTGAATGTAAAAGCAAGGGCTGTGCTCTTCAAGTAATGTTATCAGAGCAGAAGCTTAGCACTCAGAACTGAATCAACCAACTTTTTAGCCCCCAGACTAATTAGGAAGGTTTGAAAATGAAAGCCGGTAGGACTGATATCTGTCTGAGCTTGATGAGATCTTGAAGTAGTCACAAAATTTTCCCCACACCTCACAGGGGGAAACATTCCAGACCCAAATACTTTGGGCTTCACACCACTGTCATGCTTTGTATGAGGGAGAACAAAAATACAGCTGCTCTGTACACCCATTCCTGCAGCTGCAACTAGCTGCAAATATTTACTATTTGCAGACAACAAAACTTGATAGAGGAATCTGGACAGTAATAACCTTGATTCATTTGAACATAGACACAAACAGTCACACTGATGGACATCGAGTCCAAGGTATCCTGAAGCTGTTCACATCTATATGACCTGTTCTGGAGAGGAGCACAAGAGCTGTGACAGGGTGGCTGGGAGAACAGGCTACTCTGTAGAGATCTGAACAGGGAAATGTCTGGAAATAGCTGACAGGAATTACCTCTTCATATGACAGTCTTGGTGTTGCCAATGCTAAGAATTTATTTCATCTAGCTCAAAGTGTTAGCTGTTTTCCATTGATGTTCACCCTGGTAGAGTAAGAAGCACAGCTTCTTGTCTAAAAACACGCCCTCATCTTTGCAGAGAAGCACTGGAGACTCCAAGGTCAGGTTGTGGTTTGATGGACTAAGCTGATGTTGCCACCGAAAGCAGTGTTCCCTCCAACTTCCAGCTGCTTCGCTGCACTATTCCACCCCCTTAACACTGGGGCAACTATTTGGTGAAGTGGCTGGAAATGCTGATCCAGCATGACACTAAGCTCTCTggtttgctggtttggttttcatCTGGTTCAGTTCATCAATCTGGGTCAGCATTTGGTCACACAACAGAAATGCGGGAAGGAGAGGACAGAGAGTATGACCACTTCTGGTGGCATTATAACTACATGTGAGTTTGAAGTGTGGGTCAAGCTACAACCTAAATATGCCCTGCATGTTCAGAAACCTGTGGTGTGTGGTGATGTCaacgtgctggagggaagggatgacgttcagagagaccttgacaggtttctttactgtgagggtggtgaggcactggaacaggtttcccagagaagctgtggctgccccctccgtggaaatgttcaaggccgggttggacggggctttgagcagcctggtctagtggaaggtgtccctgcctatggcaggaggtttggaactaggtgatctctgaggtccctcccaacccaaaccattctatgattctatgaaactagAAAACAGAATAAAGCCAAACATAGATTCTTTCCAGAAATATAAATCATAATGGCACTCCTATTAATTTGTTGGAGGACTATTCATTTTAGAGTGCTCAGATGGTAAGACTTTGTC
Proteins encoded in this region:
- the TTBK1 gene encoding tau-tubulin kinase 1 isoform X2, whose translation is MQCLAAVIKDEPNMSGGGEQVDILPANYVVKDRWKVLKKIGGGGFGEIYEAMDLLTRENVALKVESAQQPKQVLKMEVAVLKKLQGKDHVCRFIGCGRNEKFNYVVMQLQGRNLADLRRSQPRGTFTLSTTLRLGKQILESIEAIHSVGFLHRDIKPSNFAMGRLPSTYRKCYMLDFGLARQYTNTTGEVRPPRNVAGFRGTVRYASVNAHKNREMGRHDDLWSLFYMLVEFAVGQLPWRKIKDKEQVGMIKEKYEHRMLLKHMPSEFHLFLDHIASLDYFTKPDYQLIMSVFENSMKERGITENEAFDWEKAGTDILLSTSTSTPPQQNTRQTAAMFGVVNVTPVPGDLLRENTEDVLQGEHLSDQENAPPILSGRPTEGLGQTPNTAFNEAEVWEETDVNRNKLRISISKTQCMVEEEQRNGVCPSSPVRVPPESPTAQVRSLRYRRVNSPESERLSTADGKADLHERRSRMDLPGSPSRLVCSSQPAQMLSIDTGQADRQASGRMDVSASVEHEALSNAFRSVPLAEEEDFDSKEWVIIDKETELKDFHPGAEPSTSGTTDEEPEELRPIEEGEERRRLGADAAVRPKTHDGRSRGMQPVTEEDSSHRHEGPSQTVSDSKHEQQTGSLAHSPLHSAPAIRQRRRESEPTGPQRQAYMLKSFEMNGLPKAVPLSLPYQDFRKDVSDYWEKPKVSQRIKKVDFSNIVLTAPCKPLEPYLEMNGKEEEEEDEEEDEEEEDEEEEAEEEGDEIDMHSGSSSDLSQKSTERSQECAPSTLLADDQKGSKGRASTADGDLELEEGSKTLVLFSPGDLKKSPVTADLAPEVDLGTLAALTPQSERPQPMGSQLDVSEPGTLSSVLKSEPKPPMAVATASSPFTKVERTFVHIAEKTHLNVMSSSGQLMRHEEYCPPGQFEEVIIEEEQEDNLVLVENGSIHSGLEGAETESCALSANHIETTSETVGEQLALPNGVAKPPEDKPELSNKVALSLDLEEPGKMVPREPDLEKTASVAEHLKRAETLLNTPQQGPRRPLGSRYRSRIPILFSEEDTGSDLSTSLSAKERLYKRAKQPDLARLVMEKRQNRLLRLTSGASSSASSSDERRRASETLSATGSEEDTHDSDDSIPRKAGKEKATLLGKEERPISTKSRIPRPITPVKTLLEVAKSESSMAVTMAVLCSSPQDAAVAYRLQAQRPAGSVPNECRTTQIQSRLPPSPNSTSFPPRSSSRRSSCASPWSPVLPSRNPSASPRSQLPPRRESPSPCRQHKPGTALQRVPPSARPQPPAQALGPTGDSLPSPGVAKKRQRGKTQTQSPATKGKQVSLESKAAAR